The nucleotide sequence caggactccaggtgtGAGTGGTTTGAGtccagttgaaggttacttttttccttattttatttgtatacttGTTTTAATTACTGGATATTCTTAGGTCcaaaatttaaatttatcaatataaagcataaaatgacAAGCTTCAGtacatgccaaatctgtgaaaaggtaccTTTAAAACAAGATAATTCATTATTAATCGGTCTTTTTCATAAACGTTCGTTTAATCCGTTGCCCTTGTACAGCGTTGTTAAATGAAGATAAGCCGAGTTGATCAACAATTGCGAACCTACCTAAATAAGCACCTGGTACACCGAGATGAGGGTTATGATTTAGCGTAGAAAAGAAAGTTTCATCAGGCACCTCCGTCTGTCTCGTCCAGTTCAAGAGGTCATGGGCTCGCTGATCATGCAATATGAAGTCCACAAAGCCTCTGTTGGCCACAATATGCACAGACCCCTTTATAGCCGTGATGTTATGAGGTGGCGCACCATTTCTCTGCCACCGATCCGTACTGGCTCTGAAATCAGTGAGAATCAGTTAAACCCATATTAATGAAcgaacatattttaatcaaagttATATGCGAATAAATGCACATGAAATCGAATATTGTTAGCAGATTATTGTTTTGAATTATATCGCCATTTCTCAACGTGTTCTTTCTCGcaatacaatttatatacatatgttttatgAAGCCCTAAAACCGTATCGTTTAAACGAAATCAGAAATACTTTAATTTTCCATTTTAACACTgatcaatttatataaacatacacaaacattCACCTGCCAGTATTTCGAGAAAGATATAAATGCATGTTCATATTATGTAATGCGGATTGCATAGAACGCGCATGTCTTTAACTTGTCTTTTATTTCATGAAGACCATTTTCAAAGAATGAAAAGATAATCAATAGCTACTGGAGAACAGTGCGCttaaattttcttgtttttgtcaGAGTTTCTTGACTTCTTTTCCTATACagaaactgttttcaatttttgcAAATTCTAAATGTCTATCgtgaaaattaaacattaattttaagcGGACACGTtttgaataatatataaatatcacgactggtatattacattacttgaaaaagttgtaaGTTTTAGTATTTtcggtatattcggtaataaattttactgggtatgtgtaccaggtaactaccagttaactataaataacgcaagttgattgatcatcatcgtcacgtggttaacccaggaatgcaaattgtgcatgcatagtgaattgtatatttttttatatataaaatgatcaatctacttgcgttatgtatagtgtatttatcgttatgtcacctattttagcgatgtactttcgatttcacatcgcgaaatttcattaccgaatatactgaaaatatgaacttatatggtaatacatcagtagtgatattttaatcaatataaactaataattgtaaaaaatacggtattttagaacttttcttttttttgtaaatctggttgacggcccctttaaagcgaaatcatacgattttgtcaaatatttatgaatttatataaaatgtgtaaaaatacttattatacatttatttcaatacaaattaaaatacaagttaagaaaaaaatctgtcgaaataagccagatatttcagccttattctgagaaaactgggcttcatgaatgtgcgtaaagagtcgtcccagattagcctgtgcagtccgcacaggctaatcagggacgacactttccgcctaaacttttcggtaaggagggacttccttgaaactaaaaataccataaaatcggaaagtgtcgtccctgattagcctgtgcaaactgcacagtagcctgtgcaaactgcacaggctaatctgggacgacacttttcgcacatgcattaagcccagttttctcagaacgcggctcatttaattctgaaatcgaaaatgtctgtactgTCGAATTCGCCAGAAGTTTTTCATGCATgttcgatgtgaatctaaatttagttttagtgaagatttgttcatacgacacaaagacacaattttgtttaacggatcattttaatttcctgcaacgatatctagaCGAGTGCTTCGGTTACTGTAGGAAagtatgtacgaaatatcttcgtcaaaatcggctcggggcgctaattggtctttgctgcattttatgaaattcgtcttcagtgtatattttttcttgcctagtttgtgttattgtaacatattttaatcaatatattacaatttaacacatataagaatCGTATAATCTTGCTTTAAAGATATAAACCATATACGTGTTTGCATATTCTGTAAACCCCTCCTTCCGCCAATCACAAAACTTTTCATAACAAAACCCATACAAAATATGTGGTTTTATACCTAAGAAAAACACGAGCAAGAAAGTCTTTATAGCGAAATCAATTAAAATTAGATTCAGTGTCTACTGTcgaataaaatgtttgaaaaatattcATGCCGACACATTATGACACAATGACACTCAGGAGGtcataatatataatgaaaaccATGAAAGACGACGATTActttatgctttaaaaaatgcTTACATGTGCAGGGAATGCAACATTGCATGAATCTATAAACGACTAATATTCgctttatgatatttattatttgaagAGTATTTTTGAAACATGTCTATTGGGGTATTATTAAGAAACGGATTAAGAaatgtttgaagttttttttatcgAAAATATATTGCCTAAAATATAGTCATAATCAATTGTTTCcttaattagaaaaaaataaaggTACATAACGCTATAGATGCTTGAGTTGATACATGGTTGCATCCGTAAGAAAATGTGCACAACTTTTACAATTTGATTTTTCTTGTATTCATTCCTTTTTGAATACATGTCTATTTGTTTGTTAGTAACGCACTAATTTAATTCCATACTTGTGTGGGGATTTTATGTAAAACGAAACATATTAATATACTTACTTGTAAAACTAAATTTCAGTGTACCTTTTAAAAGTTCCCTCAATGTCGTTTGATCCATTATATGCCTGTAAAATGCGTACAAGTTCGTAGTTTGTTTTCAATGGAAACTCTTGTCCAGtcagattaataaaatatttccacTCTGCACTTTTATTCCAAAGCTCCTGCATGCAGAGTAATTCTGGCTCGAGAACGGTCATTGTACCCCACCTAACGTTAAATCGCTTTGATGTCATAAACACGTTATCAAAGCAACTCGCGATTGAAGACATGCCGACGTATATGGCTTCATCTGTTTTGGAGTCAACGTGTATGCAATAAAAGTTCTGTGGTCTGTAAATAGCGCGTAGAAGTCTTTCCGATTGTTCAATGTCTGTGTAAATAAGTAGACTGAACGCTATTGGAAAGTCACGTTCAACTTCCGTTAGATGATGATCAATATATCCACGCAGACGTTTAAAATGTGAGCAGTTTTTCGtcatttctgagtattttttagGTTGGAGAACATTTCTAACTTGAATAATCTTCTCTGCGCGTTGAATTTCATCTATATCACCCTGGAATATGGCGTTGCAATTGACATCATTATCCATTCttgaataatgaaaataatgtttgtgTTGTAAGTGTATGTTATTTTCTTGTTTGAACGTAAAATCCAGCACATACATACACGTTCCAAGAAAAACGATGATGCCGAACAGAATCATGTATCTGGTAGAATGATACATGATTCTAACCCCTGATGTTGCTGTTATTTCAAATCCTGTAAGCAGAGAAATCAACAACTTATGATGGTATATCTATCAACATTTGCGTAACAACAATATTGAATTATTTGTTCAAACATCTGCGCAAATACTTGTAAGTGtatgtgttttaatttatattcttgtttggttttaacactatttatttagttcattgaaagtacatataagcaatacaatacaatacaaacatacatattatatttgaaaaaatatgctaggcaggtagaaCTGCAGTGTTGCTtaacataaaggctgtaaaatacaattggacagaattgagaaggaagttcgaggcttatactatgtctttCTTCTGTaagaagcgctgctgtaatggtgtaaacaacaaaacgtataacaactatttaaagacatgtcaaaattacgaacaatatattacagtgatacGTAATTGCATATCGTTCAGAAAAGACCAAGTAGTATaagttataatacaaaaagtataacagagtaatgtagatagcataatAGCTAATAAAATGAGAAGAAAAGGGACATAAGTGAAAGAGCAAagtttcagaataagagaagttgcggtaagaaaaagaagcagttgcgggaacgtggcatcgttagcagaatatggtttgttcctgagatagagttgggctagaatctatgactatctcggatgaaaaattgaacatgtttgaatattaatgagttTACTTCATATGATCCGTCTTTAACTCCGAAAAGAAgtagttgcaaagttatgggttgaaaactggacagattgtaaaaaggataactcttttttctgtataaatggggcaattgaagaaaaaatgatatgtatcttcaatcgcaccgcattgacaTTTGACATTGGCATTGGTATTCTTGTTTGACATTCTGCCTATAGCCTTCGGTGGACGCATCGAAGCCTTTCGTCATTAGACGAATTTGCTAACGAACGTCATGCGAATAAACATCCCTACCAGACGAAATTTGATTAACAATACTGTAACGTTCTGTAACGTAAAATTGTTCTCTAGCACATACATACATGTTCCAAGAAAAACGATGATGCCAAACAGAAGAATGTATCAGGTTACATTATACATGATGCTAATGATGAATTCTTTATTCAAACATCTGCGGAAATACTTACAACGAATTAAATAGTGAGACATATTTATCTAGTGGCACTTACATGCTTAGCGTGAATTCCGTAAAATTTCCATTCCTTAAGCCCGTACCTGTACTGCTTAAATTCTACATTACACATATGGATAGCTTTCATCTTGTTGAGACTTGCTtagtattttgtataaaatatgaaatatgcaTCCCACTGCacacatttttagctttataaTGCGACCCTCAGATATGCAATATAAAATTGgatataacatgttttatgtatatgcaaaatatgaaatccAAGCGTGGTAAATAATTAAAAGTGTGAAGTGAAATAGCGTCTATTCAATAGCTATAAATTCAAAATCGGAATTTAATATAGTACAGTTCATCACCAGAATCTCTAATATTTAAAACTGTATGTCATACTCTGGAATTTGCAACTCTTAGTTAGAGTTTAAATGTTTGAGATGAGACATGAACAACGATAAGTTTCGAGTGCTGTCTACTATTTTGACGACAAGAGTGTAGATATGCTATACTCCAAACTACCACTTTGGGAAATCGTATCAATTTTTTCCGTTTCCCTTTATTCTTATCTACAAAAAAGAATAATCACATTTGAAATATGTCCGCTTTCTTATAATTACTTTGCCCCTACTTATTTTCGGTCTCAAAGGTGTTATTTATAACAATACTTTAATGGTATTCAAATATGTTCAAGCATGAATTCATGAAACccacataatttttaaatcgtaTTTTAACTCCTACGAATAAACCTCACCGCTTTTGATACATGTCCCGCAACGGCTTTTTGTTTTATATCTcctgtgttttatatttttacaatataacAAATTGTTTAAGTATATGTGATGTTTAATGTAATTTGTCGCTGTTTACTTTTTCCTATTGCTTCCAGATTCACTATAATGTCAGAGACGTAGATAGtgatctacgtctctgatactGTGCATAACTCGATATTTGATACCATATGCATTGTATGCTTCTcgtgtattaaaattattaaaatggattttgttttcatGTGACAATCAAATGAATCATTAAGTTGTATTAGTTTGCGTTTAATAGCAGCGAAATTCATCTGACAGAAGAAAGAGATAAGGCATGCATCGAGCCTACTTCTCAGTTCATTGTTATCTTTTTATGTCCTTAAGTTGCGATATACTgttcaaaacaaattaatatgTAATAAACTGTGATAAAGAAACATGCATGACTTAGACAACAATGTTAAATTTGGCCTGCGTACAGATAGATTCTTGTTAAAAAATAGTTGACAGATATAAACATGGAAACTCTTAAATTTTTATTCAGCTTAAATTgtctttgaaaaaacaacataatcgtAATGTTCCATATAAGAGTGAAGAATTAGAATGCATTCAACATAAAGGATGTAAATTTTGGATTCATCACGAAATCGTCAAGTCGAATTGAGAACATATGCAATACATCTTTTACAATATAGCGGATATATCCAGCCTCAGCATGGACAATGTAACcttctttttttgttttggaaatcCCTAACACTAAGGTCGGCgttttaaagtaaacaataatcACCGCTCCCTCTCCCCAATAATACTGAAATAAACGTATAGAACTCGGAGACCAgctaaataattgaaataaatttctATAAATTCACTACAAAGATAATGGATGCTGTAATTATCTGTTTATGACATGTGTTCATTTAATAACTTTCtcttaataataaataacaagcgcaaatataaaaagtattattaccctgAAGAAATTAAAAACAATGGACACAATCGCTTATTGTGTATTCACGTTTTCAACAACCTTGCGgtaaaaaatagtttttatgtgttctaattaaaataataattatcaacactattttataattttaaacacGAGGATGACTAAAATTAGGtttaaaccatttcacagacaaACATGATGCACAATCACACGTTAAtctgaaatcttttttttttcgaaGGAAGACACCGATAGACCTCCACTTAGCATAGAACAATTATATAGCTATGGACAAGTCGGGGATTATCCTCATATGTAATTTAATCTTATTTTTTGATGTGCTATTTTCTTTGGAATTCGAAAAGAACGATATAACGAGTTTTCAATGTGAACTCGCGAAATTGCGAAACGAGGATTTAATGATACAACTCCCAAATCGCAGTgacatatttaaattgaaaacccTCATGCGTTGCCCTTTAACGCAATTTACACCAAAAAGATCCGTATCGATCCGTATCGCTGATATAACACTAAAGCGTTGAAAAGGGGGCACTATAGGCTCATATTTTCGCAGTTGACAACAAGCAGATCGTTATCATTGTTTGACATCGCTTTAAAAAAACTGAAGAGCCCTCGAATAATTGATTTTTGTTATCTCTGCACTGTAATGGTATTCAAACATTTATAAGCGACATATTGATCCACGAATCTTCCCCAAATTGTGGTATGGCAAAGGGCAATAGACCTGCAGTTCGTGTATGAGATTTTGTTACCTACAGTTACTTCCATGTTTCCTTTTGTCTATTTTATTACACGTTTCATATAACTTAATAAAGATCAACAGATCTCCAGAGCTAACAAAAGCGAACAAAATTAACTTCGTGTTTGCCATGCTTAAATATGATTTCattgtatttatgtttgaatGCGACGCTGTTGCCGCTGTTATTGAAAGGCTCAGTGTTGTGTTTTAAACTGCTTTAAGTTTTCAGTCTTGGAAGCAACAAGGATTATGACACTTATGAACAGTTAGCATAAATACCCTTGTGAAATGCCTGATTTATTAAAGCCCCGTTGCAGCTAAATTTAGTAGAATAGAAATTGACGattgtattttaagttttaaaactatCCGACAATGATTCCTTTAAAACGAGTATAATTCTAAATCTTTTGTACAAAAAGGCTTGCGACGATCGCACCACGAGTAATCATGTATACTTTCATGAACAATTTAATCATGATATAAATAGAACTAAAATATTGCATACGTTGTCTTCATTATTGCCAAAATAAAATTGGAAGTTTAAAATAGTCGATTTTTCGAAAATGGATGTACATACATAAACTAAATTGTTCAGTACAGTGTTTTTTCCTCAGCAAAACATATTACTCGaattatatttatcaatgtaCAAGTCTGTAGATTTGAAGAAGTAGCGTGTGAGTTTTGCGAAATAATTGCGGTTGACCATATGGAATACCGTGATAAAAATGTGTTGATTTATTGATTGAACGGAAGGCTACGTTGGCCGTTTATTGGCCCCCATCCCACGCAAAAGATACGGTATCCTGGACAAGTATGTCTGGATCCGGCCCCGTAACACGATCTGAGATCGCAAAATGTTTTTGCATTTTCACAGCGTCTTCACATTTTCGATCTTTAGAAAAACCAATGACAAGACCGTGAGACAACGATTTGAGGACATGAAAATAAAAGAGATTTTAAATTATGCATCAaagatatgttgttgttttttttttataaataaaagatttataaacaaatttttaatttatgaaaaacgTTGTTATATAAGCAACACATATGTTGTAATAAAAGCAACACATATAATGCAACAGTTTATAGGGAATTCGGTAGACATTTACTGTTTGTAAATAGATATGTTCGTATTGCAAAATATTGGCTAAACGTTGTTAATagtaaacatatataaacatacaaacTGTGTATAATCAATCGATAAATGATTGTGATAAAGGGTATACAAATTGGCTATATGTTaaatagctgttaaatgattatgGATTTTCATAAAAGTTCGAAAATGCAAATATGGTTAATGCAAAGTGCGTTTTAGATATGTATATGATATTTCAAACAACTCTTGGATATTAAACATACCTGCATTTACTGCCAAAAAGTGAGCGTACAAACCTTGTTAAACTAATGGCTTCTGTTGcaaattcaaactggaagatacacACATAGTCATATTCCTCGTAATGGACGATACTGTAAATATTGTGAAAAGTGACATAGATGACAAAAATTACACTACGGAAGATCACATCGTTTGTGTCCTCACATTGCTTTTAACGAGTTTATTGTTTGCATGATCGAAATACTTGctattcaaataatttattcacACGCATTTTTCTTTCCACAAAttcaaataatactttttaaGCCCTGTCTGCACAGTTGCACGGCCTGCACGATATTAATCACGCAAAGTTTCGTGCTGTCATTAGATATCTCCTGACCTACTTCGAGATGCGCAGATTAGACCATAGCTTCGCTATCTGAATACGGCATAAAACCGGTCACCCATTTTCCGCATGAAGCGGGTTTGTACAAATATCTTTGTTTGTTATAATTGGAATATTTTAAGGACATacgccaatctcttgcacgacggttacattacattcacctctgtgttgagCTCAGATCGGACTATTTTTATGAGAGCATCTAATTCATGTGATGATCATTCAAAGTGTTCATCatgaaggttacaatatactaaacaaTCATTTGCacaacggttacattacattcacatttaaagaaaaccatctcataccataatatcttattTCAGTCTTTATGCATTATGGTAATATGGATATGGttgtttgatgttaacaaacctacatttTTGTGTCACAGAATATTTAAGATCTACAATTACTGTGTATATATCTAcacatatttgaaaacaaattttaaaagggcaatatatacaatattaaaagttagTATAAGAGACAAAACCTACTTATCTGTTGGTACAAAGCTTTCAAAATCACTTACCATATAAAttcttattatttaaatgaatctATTACTGGTTGATTCAATCAGTCAGCCTTATTTGTGCCGAAGGTGTTTGAATAAGTTTTTCCAAAGTAGGGGACCTGGATCAGGGGCGGATCCTGGATTTCTGTTTATGGGGGGGGGGcaggatattgaaagatttgcagGGGGTGGGTTTAGGGCAAATCCTTGCTAAGGGGTCCAAggggcgaagcccccccccccggaaatcgcccccggaagctccatgattttagtgattttgaaggctttgacaatcacttctcgagcatgtcacgccttatgtactttcatccaagtaccttcttataatgccaagaAAGTGCAaattagcgattgtctgtgataagTGGTACATGTTGTCTACGAAAAGGaagaaaatgagtttaaatagttGATTAAGATCAAGTTAAGCatgaaacatcaaataaatttaccttactttggcgattttaggggagggggcgtacgccgcgtccgctccACTGGACCGCCTATGTGGATAAC is from Dreissena polymorpha isolate Duluth1 chromosome 14, UMN_Dpol_1.0, whole genome shotgun sequence and encodes:
- the LOC127858755 gene encoding beta-1,3-galactosyl-O-glycosyl-glycoprotein beta-1,6-N-acetylglucosaminyltransferase-like isoform X1; translation: MYHSTRYMILFGIIVFLGTCMYVLDFTFKQENNIHLQHKHYFHYSRMDNDVNCNAIFQGDIDEIQRAEKIIQVRNVLQPKKYSEMTKNCSHFKRLRGYIDHHLTEVERDFPIAFSLLIYTDIEQSERLLRAIYRPQNFYCIHVDSKTDEAIYVGMSSIASCFDNVFMTSKRFNVRWGTMTVLEPELLCMQELWNKSAEWKYFINLTGQEFPLKTNYELVRILQAYNGSNDIEGTFKRASTDRWQRNGAPPHNITAIKGSVHIVANRGFVDFILHDQRAHDLLNWTRQTEVPDETFFSTLNHNPHLGVPGAYLGVPESDDAIKPFLARFKHWVWGQRECHGKHVRNICVIGIGDLPDLAQSKKLFVNKFNQNFHPYGYDCLEELIANRTRDTYLGNLEFDSIYYGTLGFVKNKI
- the LOC127858755 gene encoding beta-1,3-galactosyl-O-glycosyl-glycoprotein beta-1,6-N-acetylglucosaminyltransferase-like isoform X2, with amino-acid sequence MYHSTRYMILFGIIVFLGTCMYVLDFTFKQENNIHLQHKHYFHYSRMDNDVNCNAIFQGDIDEIQRAEKIIQVRNVLQPKKYSEMTKNCSHFKRLRGYIDHHLTEVERDFPIAFSLLIYTDIEQSERLLRAIYRPQNFYCIHVDSKTDEAIYVGMSSIASCFDNVFMTSKRFNVRWGTMTVLEPELLCMQELWNKSAEWKYFINLTGQEFPLKTNYELVRILQAYNGSNDIEGTFKRASTDRWQRNGAPPHNITAIKGSVHIVANRGFVDFILHDQRAHDLLNWTRQTEVPDETFFSTLNHNPHLGVPGAYLDNMHRLRMALLRYDDELDKAEDKIEDNNGEHVEDIKRLYEGVKQIFRLDVEMIRVKRMVDRDV